Proteins from one Desulfonema limicola genomic window:
- the ppdK gene encoding pyruvate, phosphate dikinase has protein sequence MKKWVYLFDEVDQAEEYAGSWDGVRGLLGGKGANLAEMTRIGVPVPPGFTVTTEGCNAYLSGGGLFPEDLWEQEEKALKSVEALTGKEFGNPENPLLVSCRSGAKFSMPGMMDTVLNIGLNDETAIGMVKLTGDERFVYDSYRRLIQMFGSVVVGIEDELFEDVLTNARIRQGVETDSELSAETWKNVIKDFKKIYRRKTGIDFPEQPLTQLKLATEAVFKSWNGKRAVDYRNAANIAHDLGTAVSIVAMVFGNMGNDSATGVAMTRNGSTGEKRIEGDYLTNAQGEDVVAGIRMTNEISQLKIEMPGAYAEFEDIASRLENHYREMQDVEFTIEKGKLWMLQTRDGKRTAQAAVRIAVDMVKEGLITKEEAVLRVTPDQVDFFMHPQFDAQAKAEAKAKGDMLAVGLNVSPGAAFGIAALDADLAEKWSKDGKDVIMVRPETRPDDVHGMLAAKGILTSRGGRTSHAALVARQFGKPAVVGVSALKIDMNRREIRVNDHIIHEGDWLSVDGTSGQVFAGKLKTTIPDIKDPWLINLLSWADQFRTLGVWTNADYPKDAKRAREYGAEGIGLCRSEHMFFEAGRLPHVLKMIMTDLPIERREALDAVLPFQREDFAGLFREMDGLPVIIRLLDPPLHEFLPNRVDLRDELADIKIKLQHAGSLKKIDELLEMFKKKENLLKRAEKLHEANPMLGMRGVRLGIIVPEITAMQVRAIFEAACMVTREGIKVRPEIMIPLAAHVNELKVQRERLEAEAQAVMQEKGLEIDYKFGTMIELPRAALTAGQIAEYAEFFSFGTNDLTQTTYGISRDDAESGFLIEYIEKGILPDNPFATIDLDGVGELMRIAVTQGRAARPGMECGICGEHGGDPASIALCHKLGLTYVSCSPFRIPIARLAAAHAALKDKRK, from the coding sequence ATGAAAAAATGGGTTTATTTATTTGATGAAGTAGATCAGGCTGAAGAATATGCCGGATCATGGGATGGAGTAAGGGGACTGCTGGGAGGCAAAGGGGCAAACCTTGCCGAGATGACGCGCATAGGCGTTCCTGTTCCCCCTGGATTTACAGTAACAACAGAAGGATGCAATGCCTATCTTTCAGGCGGGGGACTTTTTCCTGAAGACCTTTGGGAACAGGAAGAAAAAGCATTAAAGTCAGTTGAAGCTTTAACAGGCAAGGAATTTGGAAACCCTGAAAATCCTTTGCTGGTTTCATGCCGGTCAGGAGCTAAGTTTTCCATGCCTGGTATGATGGACACGGTTTTGAATATTGGCTTAAATGATGAAACAGCCATAGGAATGGTCAAGCTGACTGGAGATGAGCGTTTTGTTTATGATTCATACCGCCGTTTGATCCAGATGTTTGGAAGTGTTGTTGTTGGAATAGAAGATGAATTGTTTGAAGATGTACTTACAAATGCCCGCATAAGACAAGGGGTTGAAACAGACTCGGAACTTTCAGCAGAAACCTGGAAAAATGTGATTAAGGATTTTAAAAAAATTTACAGGCGCAAAACAGGCATAGATTTTCCAGAACAACCGCTTACCCAGTTAAAGCTTGCAACAGAAGCAGTATTTAAAAGCTGGAATGGAAAAAGGGCTGTGGATTACCGTAATGCAGCCAATATTGCCCATGATCTGGGCACTGCTGTAAGTATTGTTGCTATGGTATTTGGCAATATGGGAAATGACAGCGCCACAGGTGTTGCCATGACAAGAAACGGCTCTACTGGAGAAAAGCGGATAGAAGGTGATTATCTTACAAATGCCCAGGGCGAGGATGTTGTTGCCGGAATCCGCATGACCAATGAAATCTCACAATTAAAAATAGAAATGCCCGGGGCCTATGCTGAATTTGAAGATATTGCATCAAGGCTTGAAAACCATTACAGGGAAATGCAGGATGTGGAGTTTACCATTGAAAAAGGAAAGCTCTGGATGCTCCAGACCCGTGATGGAAAGCGCACAGCTCAGGCAGCAGTCCGTATTGCAGTGGATATGGTTAAAGAAGGTCTTATAACCAAAGAAGAGGCTGTTTTGCGTGTTACTCCGGATCAGGTTGATTTCTTCATGCACCCCCAGTTTGATGCACAAGCAAAAGCTGAGGCAAAAGCAAAAGGAGATATGCTTGCAGTCGGGCTTAACGTATCCCCGGGCGCAGCATTTGGAATAGCAGCTCTTGATGCTGATCTTGCTGAAAAGTGGAGCAAAGATGGCAAGGATGTTATAATGGTACGTCCTGAAACCAGGCCTGATGATGTTCACGGGATGCTTGCAGCCAAAGGTATTCTTACAAGCAGGGGCGGAAGAACCAGCCATGCTGCTCTTGTTGCCCGTCAGTTCGGCAAGCCTGCAGTAGTAGGTGTATCTGCCCTTAAAATTGATATGAACAGGCGTGAGATAAGGGTAAACGATCATATTATCCATGAAGGAGACTGGCTCTCTGTTGACGGTACCTCAGGCCAGGTTTTTGCAGGAAAACTTAAAACCACTATTCCTGACATAAAAGACCCCTGGCTCATTAATCTGCTTTCATGGGCAGATCAATTCCGAACTCTGGGTGTATGGACAAACGCTGATTACCCAAAAGATGCAAAACGGGCCCGTGAATATGGAGCTGAAGGCATAGGGCTTTGCCGTTCAGAACATATGTTTTTTGAGGCCGGGCGCCTGCCCCATGTATTAAAGATGATAATGACTGATCTTCCCATAGAAAGAAGGGAAGCTCTGGATGCGGTTTTACCTTTTCAGCGTGAAGATTTTGCAGGACTGTTCCGTGAAATGGACGGGCTTCCGGTTATCATACGCCTGCTTGATCCGCCCCTGCATGAATTTTTGCCAAACCGTGTGGATTTAAGGGACGAACTGGCAGATATAAAAATAAAGCTTCAACATGCAGGCTCGCTTAAAAAAATTGATGAACTTCTTGAAATGTTCAAGAAAAAGGAAAACCTGCTCAAGCGGGCTGAAAAACTTCATGAAGCCAACCCAATGCTGGGAATGCGCGGGGTAAGACTCGGCATTATTGTTCCTGAGATTACAGCCATGCAGGTAAGGGCAATCTTTGAAGCAGCCTGCATGGTAACAAGAGAAGGAATTAAAGTGCGTCCTGAAATCATGATTCCCCTTGCAGCACATGTTAATGAGTTAAAGGTGCAAAGAGAAAGACTTGAAGCTGAAGCCCAGGCTGTAATGCAGGAAAAGGGACTTGAGATTGATTATAAATTTGGAACCATGATTGAACTTCCCAGGGCAGCCCTTACAGCAGGCCAGATTGCAGAATATGCTGAATTCTTTTCATTTGGAACCAATGACTTGACCCAGACCACCTATGGAATATCAAGAGATGATGCAGAATCAGGATTTTTGATTGAATATATTGAAAAAGGAATCCTGCCGGATAATCCTTTTGCCACAATTGATCTTGACGGGGTAGGGGAGTTAATGAGGATTGCTGTAACACAAGGCAGAGCTGCAAGACCAGGCATGGAATGCGGCATCTGCGGAGAACACGGGGGAGACCCTGCCTCCATAGCCTTGTGCCACAAACTCGGATTAACCTATGTTTCTTGTTCTCCTTTCCGCATTCCCATTGCCCGCCTTGCAGCAGCCCATGCAGCCTTAAAAGACAAAAGAAAATAA
- a CDS encoding NAD-binding protein has product MNREHYNYVRMTLWAVSVLIIFIIGMICFPLEYDDLSLLESFYYTLRLFILEHDVPKFPKSYFLIFIYFFAPLVSLSVLWTATMYLFRFSPLLKTRWQSNHIIVCGVGRTGKLLASTFKEKGISVVGIDSGKPESFDGWSGRQRIPMIYGDFLSWAVLKKAGASNARAIVFASGDDLLNLEGVVNAYGWLRTDRGDVRLLWAHISSEKLAQTARMALKTDGLVGIRFFDTYHIAAIKMIDQYFNYDMRKGVNEVTIMGFGKFGRDLTEVLIRGCQPDENFKIRIVDIKDRQKEIHELLRYTGVSRDIEFLKSNIQDLEMSDQEDKAFFLCTDDDIGNLATALMLTHNIKGTHVCVRMARWPMPAIEDHLKEKNGITFVNINDLVVEGVTDLPGIFEPAKESDLKRTGQNT; this is encoded by the coding sequence TTGAATAGGGAACATTATAATTATGTCCGCATGACCCTGTGGGCAGTCTCTGTTTTAATTATTTTTATTATAGGAATGATTTGCTTCCCCCTTGAATATGATGATTTGAGCCTTCTTGAGTCTTTTTACTATACACTCAGGCTTTTTATCCTGGAACATGATGTTCCCAAATTTCCAAAATCATATTTCCTTATTTTTATCTATTTTTTTGCTCCCCTGGTATCTCTTTCTGTTTTATGGACAGCTACCATGTATTTATTCCGCTTTTCCCCACTTTTAAAAACAAGGTGGCAGTCAAATCATATTATTGTATGCGGTGTCGGCAGAACAGGAAAGCTGCTGGCATCAACCTTTAAGGAAAAAGGAATTTCGGTAGTAGGTATTGATTCAGGAAAACCTGAATCCTTTGACGGCTGGTCAGGCCGTCAAAGGATTCCCATGATATACGGTGATTTTCTTTCATGGGCAGTGCTGAAAAAAGCAGGAGCATCAAACGCAAGAGCCATTGTTTTTGCATCTGGAGACGATCTTCTTAATCTTGAAGGAGTAGTAAACGCCTATGGCTGGCTTCGCACAGACAGGGGTGATGTCAGGCTTTTATGGGCACATATCTCAAGTGAAAAACTGGCTCAAACAGCTCGCATGGCTTTAAAAACAGACGGACTGGTTGGCATCAGATTTTTTGATACCTATCATATTGCTGCAATAAAGATGATAGATCAATATTTTAACTATGATATGCGAAAAGGTGTTAATGAAGTAACCATAATGGGTTTTGGAAAATTTGGACGCGACCTTACAGAGGTTCTCATCCGCGGCTGCCAGCCTGATGAAAATTTCAAAATCAGGATAGTTGACATAAAAGACAGGCAGAAAGAAATTCATGAACTGCTAAGATATACAGGTGTTTCACGAGATATTGAGTTTTTAAAATCCAATATCCAGGATCTGGAAATGTCAGACCAGGAAGACAAAGCCTTTTTCCTGTGTACAGACGATGACATAGGAAACCTGGCAACAGCTTTAATGCTGACCCATAACATAAAAGGCACCCATGTCTGCGTGCGCATGGCAAGATGGCCCATGCCTGCTATTGAAGATCACCTGAAAGAAAAAAACGGCATAACATTTGTCAACATAAACGATCTGGTTGTTGAAGGAGTAACGGATCTGCCTGGAATTTTTGAACCTGCAAAAGAATCTGATCTTAAAAGAACGGGACAAAATACATAA
- a CDS encoding type II toxin-antitoxin system RelE family toxin, translated as MKIKFESSFGKDLKKIKEPKLLQRVKSIIEEIKEHDGAICINNLKKMKGYETFYRIKIGDYRIGLEIIKDQAIITRILHRKDIYRYFP; from the coding sequence ATGAAGATCAAATTCGAGTCAAGTTTTGGAAAAGACCTAAAAAAGATTAAGGAACCTAAACTGTTGCAGAGAGTAAAAAGTATTATAGAGGAAATAAAAGAACATGATGGTGCTATCTGCATAAATAATTTGAAAAAAATGAAAGGATATGAAACTTTTTACAGAATTAAAATTGGTGATTATAGAATTGGGCTTGAAATAATTAAAGACCAGGCAATTATTACAAGGATTCTTCATAGAAAGGATATTTACAGATATTTTCCATAA
- a CDS encoding MORN repeat-containing protein encodes MKPLKIIMAVCFIFALSFPLAAEEYLDFTKIKGQGLFTSPDGKKYIGPMKDNNFFGQGIYIFPDGRKYIGTFKASMFHGKGVLYYPDGSKYEGDFVDGRYEGSGKMAYSDGKTYIGQFKDNKPCGEVTLTFPDGREYTGDFLNGCPRGRGVYKYPDGRTYMGEFQNGLYNGQGVLIYTNGRRYEGTFVNGKPDGNGTMYFPGGQKYQGQFSNGKRNGYGTLTFPDSSEYIGQFGNDTFNGHGAIIYPDGKKYEGRFIAGSPAEGNVILPVGWEEEKVE; translated from the coding sequence ATGAAGCCATTAAAAATAATTATGGCTGTATGCTTTATATTTGCTTTATCATTTCCCCTGGCTGCTGAAGAATATCTTGATTTTACAAAAATAAAAGGACAGGGATTATTTACATCACCTGATGGTAAAAAATATATCGGGCCCATGAAAGATAATAATTTTTTCGGCCAGGGTATTTACATTTTTCCTGACGGCCGAAAATATATTGGAACATTTAAAGCAAGCATGTTTCACGGCAAAGGCGTTCTTTATTATCCTGACGGTTCAAAATATGAAGGAGACTTTGTTGATGGAAGATATGAAGGCAGCGGGAAAATGGCCTATTCAGATGGAAAAACCTATATAGGCCAGTTTAAAGACAATAAACCCTGCGGAGAAGTAACCCTGACATTTCCTGACGGCAGGGAATACACCGGCGATTTTCTAAATGGATGTCCCAGGGGCAGGGGTGTTTATAAGTACCCTGATGGAAGAACCTATATGGGAGAATTTCAAAACGGACTTTATAACGGGCAGGGAGTTCTGATTTACACCAATGGCAGAAGATATGAAGGAACTTTTGTCAACGGCAAACCTGATGGAAATGGAACCATGTATTTTCCAGGAGGCCAGAAATATCAAGGCCAGTTCAGCAATGGAAAACGCAATGGTTACGGAACCCTTACCTTTCCCGACAGTTCCGAATATATAGGACAATTTGGCAATGATACCTTTAACGGGCATGGAGCAATTATTTATCCTGACGGTAAAAAATACGAAGGCCGTTTTATTGCAGGCAGTCCTGCTGAGGGAAATGTAATCCTGCCCGTGGGCTGGGAAGAGGAAAAGGTTGAATAG
- a CDS encoding DUF4126 domain-containing protein, which yields MDPLSQVSNTIALSMGSAWASGINLYATILTLGVMGITDNIVLPENLAILTNPVVIGGAGVMFAVEFFADKIPGLDSGWDAVHTFIRIPAGALMAAGAVGDVNPALMLTAGIMGGGLTAGTHATKAGTRALINTSPEPFTNWTASVTEDVAVIGGVWTALQYPWLFIGFLVVFILLMIWLLPKLWRGIKKVFAAIGRLFGRKEPQPVPPGPADTGTGV from the coding sequence ATGGATCCCTTAAGTCAAGTATCAAATACAATAGCACTTTCAATGGGTTCTGCATGGGCAAGCGGTATTAACCTGTATGCTACAATTCTAACCCTGGGAGTAATGGGAATTACTGACAACATAGTCCTGCCTGAAAATCTCGCTATTCTCACCAATCCTGTTGTAATAGGCGGAGCAGGGGTGATGTTTGCTGTTGAATTTTTTGCAGACAAGATTCCAGGCCTGGATTCAGGATGGGATGCTGTCCATACCTTTATCCGTATCCCTGCTGGAGCATTAATGGCAGCAGGAGCAGTTGGAGATGTCAATCCTGCATTAATGCTTACAGCAGGTATAATGGGAGGCGGCCTGACAGCAGGAACCCATGCAACCAAAGCAGGTACAAGAGCTTTAATCAATACATCACCTGAACCTTTTACAAACTGGACAGCATCAGTTACCGAAGATGTTGCAGTAATCGGCGGTGTATGGACTGCCCTGCAATATCCCTGGTTATTTATTGGATTTCTTGTTGTATTTATTCTTCTTATGATCTGGCTTCTTCCCAAGCTCTGGAGAGGAATCAAAAAGGTATTTGCAGCAATAGGCCGTTTATTTGGACGTAAAGAACCCCAGCCAGTTCCACCAGGACCTGCTGACACCGGAACCGGAGTTTAG
- a CDS encoding SPFH domain-containing protein encodes MFENPLAKAGKSTGILFKIGVLGLGILAVIFLFFQVLDSNDADNTIVLQSITGKLSAITKPGPYFRFFGTPHIYKKVVAVNFTGERGITASSVIDKIKVRFLDTSIGEAKGVARFRMPVSEVDIINIHREFGSQASLISNLLERVVIESAKASARTMSVEEHYSGGAGQMSMDFDDQIRNGIYVVEQMTEYISVAPEQEDGDPDISGKETLERRQRVLVVKKKDDKGNYIRTKNSLAEYKIAVISASIEEVDYEPRVDERLAAQKQAAADEALARQNLKKAQQEAKTAKALGEKAIAEARASAEKEKLQAEIKAEKEAAVAVIDAKRELEVAKQRKMQQDEILGLQQKEAEGLKVMAEARAKAAENALDPQIVFEKKLQAWKEVETAKYQYMSQSRLVPTVQMGASANGGQNAMTMLELMGVKAAMDLGMQFEDIGKTGSSGQK; translated from the coding sequence ATGTTTGAAAATCCATTGGCAAAAGCTGGCAAAAGCACAGGGATTTTGTTTAAAATAGGAGTATTGGGTTTAGGAATCCTTGCTGTTATCTTTTTATTTTTCCAGGTACTGGACTCCAATGATGCTGACAATACCATCGTGCTTCAGTCCATAACAGGTAAATTAAGCGCTATTACAAAACCAGGACCTTATTTTCGATTTTTCGGCACCCCTCACATATACAAGAAGGTTGTTGCCGTAAACTTTACAGGCGAAAGAGGAATAACAGCATCTTCTGTTATAGACAAGATCAAAGTAAGATTTCTTGACACATCCATTGGCGAAGCCAAAGGAGTGGCACGGTTTCGTATGCCGGTGAGTGAAGTGGATATTATAAATATTCACCGTGAATTCGGGAGCCAGGCTTCCCTTATTTCCAATCTCCTGGAGCGGGTTGTTATTGAATCTGCAAAAGCTTCTGCAAGAACCATGTCAGTAGAAGAACATTATTCAGGAGGTGCCGGGCAGATGTCCATGGATTTTGACGATCAGATCAGAAACGGAATCTATGTTGTAGAACAGATGACTGAATATATTTCTGTTGCACCTGAACAAGAGGATGGAGATCCGGATATAAGCGGAAAAGAAACCCTGGAAAGACGGCAGAGGGTGCTGGTTGTTAAAAAAAAGGATGACAAAGGCAATTATATCCGCACAAAAAACAGTCTTGCAGAATATAAGATTGCGGTAATATCAGCCTCCATTGAAGAGGTTGATTATGAACCCCGCGTGGATGAAAGGCTTGCAGCCCAGAAACAGGCTGCTGCTGACGAGGCTTTAGCCAGGCAGAATCTGAAAAAAGCCCAGCAGGAAGCAAAAACTGCCAAAGCTCTTGGTGAAAAGGCTATTGCAGAAGCAAGAGCATCAGCAGAAAAGGAAAAACTCCAGGCTGAAATCAAGGCTGAAAAAGAAGCAGCCGTTGCAGTTATTGATGCCAAGCGTGAGCTTGAGGTTGCAAAACAGAGAAAAATGCAGCAAGATGAAATTTTAGGACTCCAGCAGAAAGAAGCAGAGGGCTTAAAGGTTATGGCAGAAGCCCGTGCCAAAGCTGCTGAAAACGCCCTTGACCCCCAAATAGTATTTGAAAAAAAACTGCAGGCCTGGAAAGAGGTTGAAACTGCAAAATATCAATATATGTCTCAATCCAGACTTGTTCCAACAGTTCAAATGGGAGCATCGGCAAACGGGGGACAAAATGCCATGACCATGCTGGAACTTATGGGAGTCAAGGCTGCAATGGATCTGGGAATGCAGTTTGAAGATATTGGAAAAACAGGAAGCAGCGGACAAAAATAA
- a CDS encoding DNA-methyltransferase, translating to MPKKEQTYNRTGTKTSSFGTPGRINHDSTKFYNSKLYKGLNSGKKVNYIENQIHKSYLNRIFCKSSEKMEELPDNSVHLMITSPPYNVSKEYDNDLSLKEYIDLLNRVWKETYRVIVSGGRVCINIANLGRKPYIPLHSYIIEGMQKIGFLMRGEIIWNKASSASPSCAWGSWMSASNPVLRDIHEYILVFSKDTYSRNKQNRQNTIKKEEFLEWTKSVWTFSAVSAKKIGHPAPFPEELPHRLIQLYTFIDDVVLDPFLGSGTTCLTALKNKRNFIGYDISQDYINLAEKRLLDYTNQNRLF from the coding sequence ATGCCTAAAAAAGAACAAACTTACAATCGAACTGGAACAAAAACCAGTTCATTTGGTACTCCAGGCAGAATTAATCACGATTCAACAAAATTTTATAATAGTAAACTATACAAAGGTTTAAATAGTGGCAAAAAAGTTAATTATATTGAAAATCAGATACACAAAAGCTACTTGAATCGCATTTTTTGTAAATCAAGTGAAAAAATGGAGGAGTTGCCTGATAATAGCGTCCATTTAATGATAACTTCTCCGCCTTATAACGTTTCAAAAGAATATGATAATGATTTAAGTTTAAAAGAATATATTGATCTTTTAAATCGTGTTTGGAAAGAAACATATCGTGTAATAGTTTCCGGAGGAAGAGTTTGTATCAATATAGCAAATCTTGGACGTAAGCCTTATATTCCCCTTCACAGTTATATTATTGAAGGTATGCAAAAGATTGGATTTCTGATGAGAGGTGAGATAATTTGGAATAAAGCCTCTAGTGCAAGCCCTTCATGTGCTTGGGGTAGCTGGATGTCAGCATCAAATCCGGTATTGAGAGATATTCATGAATATATTTTAGTTTTTTCAAAAGATACTTATTCAAGAAATAAACAAAACAGACAAAATACAATAAAAAAAGAAGAATTTTTAGAGTGGACAAAAAGCGTTTGGACATTTTCAGCGGTTTCTGCAAAAAAAATAGGGCATCCTGCCCCTTTTCCTGAAGAGCTTCCACACAGACTCATTCAATTATATACTTTCATAGATGATGTTGTTTTAGATCCATTTTTAGGAAGTGGAACAACCTGTTTAACAGCTCTGAAAAATAAACGTAATTTTATCGGATATGATATTAGTCAAGATTATATTAATTTAGCGGAAAAAAGATTACTAGATTATACAAATCAAAATCGACTGTTTTAG
- a CDS encoding response regulator, whose protein sequence is MKSKAILLVDDEDIVRDVGVQMLEAFGYKAYEAGSGEEALKIFEDKQDEIQLIILDLVMPEMGGKEVFEKVKKIKPDVKVLLSTGFNADSHAAEIMDKGCSGFIQKPFNMKEFSSKIKEVI, encoded by the coding sequence ATGAAAAGCAAAGCTATTTTGCTGGTTGATGATGAAGATATTGTTCGTGATGTAGGGGTTCAAATGCTGGAAGCTTTTGGATATAAAGCATATGAGGCTGGAAGCGGGGAAGAAGCTTTAAAAATCTTTGAAGATAAACAGGATGAAATCCAGTTAATCATTCTCGACCTGGTTATGCCTGAAATGGGCGGGAAAGAAGTATTTGAAAAAGTAAAAAAAATTAAACCTGATGTAAAGGTTCTTTTATCCACTGGTTTTAATGCAGACAGTCATGCTGCCGAAATAATGGATAAAGGATGCAGCGGATTTATTCAAAAACCATTTAATATGAAAGAGTTTTCATCTAAAATAAAAGAAGTTATTTAA